The proteins below are encoded in one region of Hyalangium gracile:
- a CDS encoding SMI1/KNR4 family protein: MPTAMRALLEEISRRHFPHPPATLEEIAALEKRMGWRLDPDLRDFYLHCNGAELFKRLPDAPYQILPLSEIVRARVAVFGKDEDRLGPVSQYAICDVQDGNYVLIDVSRQEQGRYPIIDCDHEAFPDPAYCPQIAASFAEFLEGALRSQGRHFYLQTEKN, translated from the coding sequence ATGCCAACGGCCATGAGGGCGCTCCTCGAAGAGATCTCCCGTCGCCATTTCCCGCATCCACCCGCGACGCTCGAGGAGATCGCGGCTCTCGAGAAGAGGATGGGCTGGCGGTTGGATCCGGATCTCCGTGACTTCTATCTGCACTGCAATGGAGCGGAGCTGTTCAAGCGACTCCCGGACGCGCCCTACCAGATCCTTCCGCTGTCGGAGATCGTTCGAGCTCGGGTCGCTGTTTTCGGCAAGGACGAGGATCGGCTGGGGCCCGTCTCCCAATACGCCATCTGCGATGTGCAGGATGGGAACTATGTCCTGATCGACGTGTCCAGGCAGGAGCAGGGGCGCTATCCGATCATCGATTGTGACCATGAGGCCTTCCCGGATCCGGCGTACTGCCCGCAGATCGCGGCATCGTTCGCGGAGTTCCTGGAAGGAGCGCTGCGCAGCCAGGGCCGGCACTTCTACTTGCAGACGGAGAAGAACTAG
- a CDS encoding OsmC family protein: MSQPSQPTGVVMTATTAPAFKTQLQHGPSGSSFATEAPKDNGGTGGSFSPTDLVGAALASCALTTMALAASRENIPFGEAKATVEKRMTPPPRRIGELVLNIQMPAGLSRAHRARLEEVAHGCPVARSLHPDLKLPVTFSYPDEPREG, from the coding sequence ATGAGCCAGCCCTCGCAGCCCACCGGCGTGGTGATGACCGCCACCACCGCCCCGGCCTTCAAGACGCAGCTCCAGCACGGGCCCTCGGGCTCGTCCTTCGCCACCGAGGCCCCCAAGGACAACGGTGGCACGGGCGGCTCGTTCTCCCCCACGGACCTGGTGGGCGCGGCGCTCGCCTCGTGCGCGCTCACCACCATGGCCCTGGCCGCCTCGCGGGAGAACATCCCCTTCGGTGAGGCCAAGGCCACGGTGGAGAAGCGGATGACGCCTCCGCCGCGCCGCATCGGCGAGCTGGTGCTGAACATCCAGATGCCCGCGGGCTTGTCTCGCGCCCACCGGGCCCGGCTGGAGGAGGTAGCCCATGGCTGCCCCGTGGCGCGCAGCCTCCACCCGGACCTGAAGCTCCCCGTCACCTTCAGCTACCCGGACGAGCCTCGCGAGGGCTGA
- a CDS encoding deoxyhypusine synthase family protein, which translates to MAKTSNPKKSLRSAYSGARKADPRPITGKEKPTELLAHAFSAYVGRQERTAFELMTKSLEQDASIFLTLSGAMTPAGLHQSCLIPLIEKGVISALTTTGANLYHDAHRIIGHAIREVNPNAGDLQYRLARIIRIYDLGFWEEALLDTDRLFSAIIRGPEFQRKMTTPEFHYLLGKAVYQIEKKLGVKQPSLLSTCYKHAVPIWVGAVQDGSIFLNVVKLKRLLGAEFKFELDINDDVYSMAAMQHFCRHHGSKKLAIWILGGGVPKNYTLQGEPLLDQILNVPTTGFDIDVQFCVDPVDNGALSSCPAGEGHTWGKVSVEAVETGSMYVHCDVTAVFPWLTHALLSEPKNKRKPMRLMDKMQEAIGFLDADVKKRSKTLMKTLDWSIQDAEPSTAEDAEKHEAYVR; encoded by the coding sequence ATGGCCAAGACCTCGAACCCCAAGAAGTCCCTGCGCTCCGCCTACTCGGGAGCGCGCAAGGCGGATCCTCGTCCCATCACGGGCAAGGAGAAGCCCACCGAGCTGCTCGCCCATGCCTTCAGCGCCTACGTGGGCCGGCAGGAGCGCACCGCCTTCGAGCTGATGACGAAGTCGCTCGAGCAGGACGCCTCCATCTTCCTCACCCTCTCGGGCGCCATGACGCCGGCGGGCCTGCACCAGAGCTGCCTCATCCCGCTCATCGAGAAGGGCGTCATCTCCGCGCTCACCACCACCGGCGCCAACCTCTACCACGACGCCCACCGCATCATCGGCCACGCCATCCGCGAGGTGAACCCCAACGCGGGCGATCTCCAGTACCGGCTGGCGCGCATCATCCGCATCTACGACCTGGGCTTCTGGGAGGAGGCGCTGCTGGACACCGACCGGCTCTTCTCCGCCATCATCCGCGGCCCCGAGTTCCAGCGGAAGATGACCACGCCCGAGTTCCACTACCTGCTGGGCAAGGCCGTCTACCAGATCGAGAAGAAGCTCGGGGTGAAGCAGCCCTCGCTGCTGTCCACCTGCTACAAGCACGCGGTGCCCATCTGGGTGGGCGCGGTGCAGGACGGCTCCATCTTCCTCAACGTCGTGAAGCTCAAGCGCCTGCTGGGCGCCGAGTTCAAGTTCGAGCTCGACATCAACGACGACGTCTACTCCATGGCGGCGATGCAGCACTTCTGCCGCCACCACGGCTCGAAGAAGCTGGCGATCTGGATCCTCGGCGGCGGCGTGCCCAAGAACTACACGCTCCAGGGCGAGCCCCTGCTGGATCAGATCCTCAACGTGCCCACCACGGGCTTCGACATCGACGTGCAGTTCTGCGTGGACCCGGTGGACAACGGCGCGCTGTCGAGCTGCCCGGCCGGTGAGGGCCACACCTGGGGCAAGGTCTCCGTGGAGGCGGTGGAGACGGGCTCCATGTACGTGCACTGCGACGTGACGGCCGTCTTCCCCTGGCTCACCCACGCGCTGCTGTCCGAGCCGAAGAACAAGCGCAAGCCCATGCGGCTGATGGACAAGATGCAGGAGGCCATCGGCTTCCTGGACGCGGACGTGAAGAAGCGCAGCAAGACGCTGATGAAGACCCTGGACTGGAGCATCCAGGACGCCGAGCCCTCCACCGCGGAGGACGCGGAGAAGCACGAGGCCTACGTCCGCTGA
- a CDS encoding hybrid sensor histidine kinase/response regulator, translating into MNAPGHTGERPPPKATILNVNDHPATLYMVSHMLRMAGYQVLEAANGRQALTIAAGQPDLVLLDVHLPDLDGYEVCRRLRQNEDTRDLLIAHLSAVSVQHEDRIRGLAHGADAYWTTPMDEEELLANIEALLRLQGRAQSAIRARDEFLSVAAHELKTPLTALRLNLERALYLALRSSTDTIPKSSVEKSLSPAVRQIERLQQLLDALLDVSRVTSHRLRLEVSAVDLVEVVGEMALRLEAQARAVGVKLQFELPHEPVVLFGDRLRLEQVVTNLVTNAIKYGAGRPVHISVEERPEWAMLQVRDEGIGIAPEDQSRIFGRFERATSTQQSQSLGLGLYITKEIVTAHGGTISVTSQPGQGATFQVLLPRRRTERY; encoded by the coding sequence GTGAACGCGCCTGGACATACGGGTGAACGGCCACCTCCGAAGGCCACCATCCTCAACGTCAACGACCACCCGGCGACCCTCTACATGGTCTCCCACATGCTGCGCATGGCGGGCTACCAGGTGCTGGAGGCCGCCAACGGACGGCAGGCGCTCACCATCGCCGCGGGCCAGCCGGATCTCGTCCTGCTCGACGTCCACCTGCCGGACCTGGACGGCTACGAGGTGTGCCGCCGCCTGCGCCAGAACGAAGACACCCGGGATCTCCTCATCGCCCACCTCTCGGCCGTCTCCGTCCAGCACGAGGACCGCATCCGGGGCCTCGCCCATGGCGCCGACGCCTACTGGACGACTCCCATGGACGAGGAGGAGCTGCTCGCCAACATCGAGGCGCTCCTGCGCCTGCAAGGCCGCGCCCAGAGCGCCATCCGCGCCCGGGACGAGTTCCTCTCCGTCGCCGCCCACGAGCTGAAGACGCCCCTCACCGCCCTGCGCCTCAACCTCGAGCGCGCCCTCTACCTGGCCCTCCGCAGCTCCACCGACACCATCCCCAAGTCCTCCGTCGAGAAGAGCCTCTCGCCCGCCGTCCGTCAGATCGAACGGCTGCAGCAGCTGCTCGACGCCCTGCTGGACGTCTCGCGCGTCACCAGCCACCGGCTTCGCCTGGAGGTGAGCGCCGTGGATCTCGTGGAGGTCGTCGGCGAGATGGCCCTGCGCCTGGAGGCCCAGGCCCGCGCCGTGGGCGTCAAGCTCCAGTTCGAGCTGCCTCACGAGCCCGTCGTCCTCTTCGGAGACCGCCTGCGCCTGGAGCAGGTGGTCACCAACCTGGTCACCAACGCCATCAAGTATGGCGCCGGCCGGCCGGTGCACATCAGCGTGGAGGAGCGCCCCGAGTGGGCCATGCTCCAGGTCCGCGACGAGGGCATCGGCATCGCCCCGGAGGATCAGTCCCGCATCTTCGGCCGCTTCGAGCGCGCCACGAGCACCCAGCAGTCCCAGAGCCTGGGGCTGGGCCTCTACATCACCAAGGAGATCGTCACGGCGCACGGAGGGACGATCTCGGTCACCAGCCAGCCCGGCCAGGGGGCCACCTTCCAGGTGCTCCTGCCCCGGCGCCGGACCGAGCGGTATTGA
- a CDS encoding PHP domain-containing protein: protein MIDLHSHTTASDGQHSPEELLALASAAGVTVLAVTDHDTVAGLAAAKEAAKARGMELVPGIELSAFVLGREAHILGHFLRPEDPDISRFADMLRTERQQRMEQMVEKMRKLGFPVRMEDVYAIAEKGHLARPHLARVLVEKGWCVDTKEAFDRFLGDGRPAWVDRFRLDGADAIKLIRNAGGTATLAHPGTSKMNRMEVETLAKAGLAGLEVHHSDHNPSVREKYLSLAREFDLVPTAGSDFHGEKVAPGRHLGTASMPQELFAKLRSRADSQRAS, encoded by the coding sequence GTGATCGATCTCCACTCCCACACCACCGCCAGTGATGGCCAGCACTCGCCGGAGGAGCTGCTGGCGCTGGCGTCCGCGGCCGGGGTCACGGTGCTGGCGGTGACGGACCACGACACTGTGGCGGGGCTGGCGGCGGCGAAGGAGGCGGCGAAGGCCCGGGGGATGGAGCTGGTGCCGGGCATCGAGCTGTCCGCCTTCGTGCTGGGGCGCGAGGCGCACATCCTGGGACACTTCCTGCGGCCGGAGGATCCGGACATCTCGCGGTTCGCGGACATGCTGCGCACCGAGCGCCAACAGCGCATGGAGCAGATGGTGGAGAAGATGCGCAAGCTGGGCTTCCCGGTGCGGATGGAGGACGTGTACGCCATCGCGGAGAAGGGACACCTGGCGCGGCCGCACCTGGCGCGGGTGCTGGTGGAGAAGGGCTGGTGCGTGGACACGAAGGAGGCGTTCGACCGGTTCCTGGGGGACGGGCGGCCCGCGTGGGTGGATCGCTTCCGGCTGGACGGGGCGGACGCCATCAAGCTCATCCGCAACGCGGGAGGCACGGCCACCCTCGCCCACCCGGGCACCTCGAAGATGAACCGGATGGAGGTGGAGACGCTGGCGAAGGCGGGGTTGGCGGGGCTGGAGGTGCACCACTCGGATCACAACCCGAGCGTGCGGGAGAAGTACCTGTCGCTGGCCAGGGAGTTCGATCTGGTGCCCACCGCCGGCAGCGATTTCCACGGCGAGAAGGTGGCACCGGGGCGGCACCTGGGCACGGCCTCCATGCCGCAAGAGCTGTTCGCGAAGCTGCGGTCCCGGGCGGATTCCCAGCGCGCTTCCTAG
- the clpX gene encoding ATP-dependent Clp protease ATP-binding subunit ClpX codes for MESSVRREEEPVLTPRQIFERLDRYVIGQEEAKRAVAIAAHNHLKRIQARRMRRGSLIKKSNILLIGPTGSGKTHIARNLAEILSVPFTTVDATEYTEAGYYGKDVEVMISDLLFKANHSVEDTQRGIIFVDEVDKIARRTQGARNGAGSRDIGGEGVQQALLKLLEGREVFVPMNVTQAWNKSDFVQIDTKDILFICAGTFSDLHDYGDGGSRPLGFGAEEAVRRVQKRISVKQLVDFGMLAEFLGRLPVMVQLHALGEQDLLRVLTEPPDSVLRELRELLSYDEIELDFTEEALRAVVRFSAEKGLGARGLRSILEHVMADVMFDAPELRRRRLTVDADFVRGRLAGLDTAQLSV; via the coding sequence ATGGAGTCGTCCGTACGCAGGGAAGAAGAGCCGGTCCTCACACCCCGGCAGATCTTCGAGCGGTTGGATCGCTACGTGATCGGCCAGGAAGAGGCCAAGCGCGCGGTGGCCATCGCCGCGCACAACCACCTCAAGCGCATCCAGGCGCGCAGGATGCGCCGGGGGTCGCTGATCAAGAAGTCCAACATCCTGCTGATCGGGCCTACGGGGAGCGGCAAGACGCACATCGCCCGCAACCTGGCGGAGATCCTCTCCGTCCCGTTCACCACCGTGGACGCCACCGAGTACACGGAGGCCGGCTACTACGGCAAGGACGTGGAGGTGATGATCTCGGATCTGCTCTTCAAGGCGAACCACTCCGTCGAGGACACGCAGCGGGGCATCATCTTCGTGGACGAGGTGGACAAGATCGCCCGGCGCACCCAGGGGGCGCGCAATGGCGCGGGCAGCCGGGACATCGGCGGCGAGGGCGTGCAGCAGGCGCTGCTCAAGCTGCTCGAGGGGCGCGAGGTGTTCGTCCCCATGAACGTCACCCAGGCGTGGAACAAGAGCGACTTCGTCCAGATCGACACCAAGGACATCCTCTTCATCTGCGCCGGCACGTTCTCGGATCTCCACGACTACGGGGACGGGGGCTCGCGCCCGCTGGGCTTCGGGGCCGAGGAGGCCGTGCGGCGGGTGCAGAAGCGCATCAGCGTCAAGCAGCTCGTGGACTTCGGGATGCTCGCGGAGTTCCTGGGCCGCCTGCCGGTGATGGTGCAGCTCCACGCGCTGGGCGAGCAGGATCTGCTGCGCGTGCTCACCGAGCCGCCGGACTCCGTGCTGCGCGAGCTGCGGGAGCTGCTCTCGTATGACGAGATCGAGCTGGACTTCACCGAGGAGGCCCTGCGCGCGGTGGTGCGCTTCTCCGCGGAGAAGGGGCTGGGGGCGCGTGGCCTGCGCTCCATCCTGGAGCACGTCATGGCGGACGTGATGTTCGACGCGCCCGAGCTGCGGCGCCGCCGGCTGACGGTGGACGCGGACTTCGTGCGCGGTCGCCTGGCCGGCCTGGACACGGCCCAGCTCAGCGTCTGA
- a CDS encoding ATPase domain-containing protein — translation MSTGQGAGQGEKDRKTGHERLITGVPRLDFITKGGLLKGASYSVLGPPGSGKTVLANQIAFNHVKNGGRALYVTLLSESHARMLANLQEMTFFDASVIPERLHYISGYAELEKEGLKGLLDMVRRTALQHQASLLIIDGMDAAKEFARSDLTFKRFLQDLQTFVGLLGCTTLLLSPHHEGELHPENTAVDGVFELSLWLSGPRAVRELVALKFRGSDSLLGRHEVEISERGIVIHPRTEVQFANPEEKGREDRIRMSFGIPRLDESLHGGLLSGSTTMLLGAPGTGKTLLGLHFLLQGAREGQPGVYFGFYETPPRLLEKAAGVGMKDLKKYVDKGLIEIQWQPPLEHNMDSLAERLLERIQERNVKRLRLFIDGVSGFRSAAVYPDRIGRFFSALSHQLRMLDSTTIYSEETPLLSSGVDAPLPEAAAYVENIILMRYVELRSQLYRLISIMKMRESQYDSGIREFAITDEGINVADTFESAEAILTGHARLREGARAEDVAPPMGSDGAKKKSKRRGLLRRRKS, via the coding sequence GTGTCGACAGGACAAGGCGCTGGACAAGGAGAGAAGGACCGGAAGACGGGCCACGAGCGCCTGATCACCGGCGTCCCGCGGCTGGACTTCATCACCAAGGGCGGCCTGCTGAAGGGGGCCTCGTACTCGGTGCTGGGCCCGCCCGGCTCCGGAAAGACGGTGCTGGCCAACCAGATCGCCTTCAACCACGTCAAGAACGGTGGCCGTGCCCTCTACGTGACGCTCCTGTCCGAGTCTCACGCGCGCATGCTCGCCAACCTCCAGGAGATGACGTTCTTCGACGCGAGCGTCATCCCCGAGAGGCTCCACTACATCAGCGGCTACGCCGAGCTGGAGAAGGAGGGCCTCAAGGGCCTGCTGGACATGGTGCGGCGCACCGCCCTCCAGCACCAGGCCTCCCTGCTCATCATCGACGGCATGGACGCGGCCAAGGAGTTCGCCCGCTCGGACCTGACGTTCAAGCGCTTCCTCCAGGATCTCCAGACGTTCGTGGGCCTGCTCGGGTGCACCACCCTGCTCTTGTCCCCCCACCACGAGGGAGAGCTCCACCCGGAGAACACCGCCGTGGACGGCGTCTTCGAGCTGTCGCTCTGGCTCTCCGGACCGCGGGCGGTGCGAGAGCTCGTCGCGCTCAAGTTCCGCGGCAGTGACTCGCTGCTGGGCCGCCACGAGGTGGAGATCTCCGAGAGGGGCATCGTCATCCACCCGCGCACGGAGGTGCAGTTCGCCAACCCGGAGGAGAAGGGCCGCGAGGATCGCATCCGGATGTCCTTCGGCATCCCCCGCCTGGACGAGTCGCTCCATGGCGGGCTGCTGTCCGGCTCCACCACCATGCTGCTGGGCGCTCCCGGCACCGGCAAGACGCTGCTGGGGCTCCACTTCCTCCTCCAGGGCGCCCGCGAGGGACAGCCCGGCGTCTACTTCGGCTTCTACGAGACGCCTCCCCGGCTGCTGGAGAAGGCCGCCGGCGTGGGGATGAAGGACCTCAAGAAGTACGTGGACAAGGGCCTCATCGAGATCCAGTGGCAGCCCCCGCTGGAGCACAACATGGACTCGCTCGCCGAGCGGCTGCTGGAGCGCATCCAGGAGCGGAACGTGAAGCGGCTGCGGCTCTTCATCGACGGGGTGTCCGGCTTCCGCTCCGCCGCCGTGTACCCGGACCGGATCGGCCGCTTCTTCTCCGCCCTCTCGCACCAACTGCGCATGCTGGACTCCACCACCATCTACTCCGAGGAGACGCCCCTGCTCAGCTCCGGGGTGGACGCCCCGCTGCCGGAGGCCGCGGCGTACGTGGAGAACATCATCCTCATGCGCTACGTGGAGCTGCGCTCGCAGCTGTACCGGCTCATCTCCATCATGAAGATGCGCGAGAGCCAGTACGACAGCGGCATCCGCGAGTTCGCCATCACCGACGAGGGCATCAACGTCGCCGACACGTTCGAGAGCGCCGAGGCCATCCTCACCGGCCACGCCCGGCTGCGCGAGGGCGCCCGCGCGGAGGATGTCGCGCCGCCCATGGGTTCGGACGGGGCGAAGAAGAAGTCCAAGCGGCGGGGCCTGCTGCGGCGGAGGAAGTCATGA
- the speA gene encoding biosynthetic arginine decarboxylase → MAITSPPQHRWTLADALETYGIRNWGNPYFGINDKGHVCVHPDGPQAASMDLKELVDEVRRRGIGLPLLIRFTDVLRHRVRHLNEAFRKAIAEHNYKGQYKGVYPIKVNQHRYVVETIVEQGKQYGYGLEAGSKPELLAVMALLDNDDGLVICNGYKDEEYVETALFFSRLGRKVILVVEKPSELPLIAEVARRTGIAPRLGVRVRLSTRGAGKWEASGGDRSKFGLTSSELMSSIAFMRETGLLQHFELLHFHLGSQISNIRNVKNALREVGCFYVEVARQGAPLQYLDVGGGLGVDYDGSQTNFTSSMNYTTEEYSNDVVFGVMEACDRAGVPHPTLVSESGRAVVAHHAVLVVDVLGTSEFDPAQVPEKVDDKAQAVVRNLVSTFKDVTNKNLLESWHDAQDAKEESLTLFSLGHLSLEQRVAAENVYWAICHKIMRIAREQGEIPEELDTLEKQLSDTYFCNFSVFQSLPDSWAIDQLFPVMPIHRLNEKPTRKAVLADITCDSDGKIEHFIDKREVKDSLELHSLNDDDYYLGIFLVGAYQEILGDLHNLFGDTHAVQVSLAPNGGYLIDHVVEGDTVNEVLHYVSYNKDDLVARLRKFTEVALRQGRITLDESRSLLRMYEEGLGGYTYLERDVDAKFAAASHGQLRLVAPHDAGAPRTTPPPTGT, encoded by the coding sequence ATGGCCATCACCTCGCCCCCGCAGCACCGTTGGACCCTTGCCGACGCCCTGGAGACGTACGGAATCCGCAACTGGGGCAACCCCTACTTTGGCATCAACGACAAGGGCCACGTGTGCGTCCACCCGGACGGGCCGCAAGCGGCCAGCATGGACCTCAAGGAGCTGGTGGACGAAGTGCGCCGCCGGGGCATCGGCCTGCCGCTGCTGATCCGCTTCACGGACGTGCTGCGCCACCGGGTCCGCCACCTCAACGAGGCGTTCCGCAAGGCCATCGCCGAGCACAACTACAAGGGCCAGTACAAGGGCGTCTACCCCATCAAGGTGAACCAGCACCGGTACGTGGTGGAGACCATCGTCGAGCAGGGCAAGCAGTACGGCTACGGGCTCGAGGCGGGCAGCAAGCCGGAGCTGCTGGCGGTGATGGCCCTGCTGGACAACGATGACGGGCTGGTCATCTGCAACGGCTACAAGGACGAGGAGTACGTGGAGACGGCGCTCTTCTTCTCCCGCCTGGGCCGCAAGGTCATCCTGGTGGTGGAGAAGCCCAGCGAGCTGCCGCTGATCGCCGAGGTGGCCCGGCGCACGGGCATCGCCCCGCGGCTGGGCGTACGCGTGCGCCTGTCCACGCGCGGCGCGGGCAAGTGGGAGGCCTCGGGCGGAGACCGCTCCAAGTTCGGCCTCACCTCCTCGGAGCTGATGAGCTCCATCGCCTTCATGCGCGAGACGGGCCTGCTGCAGCACTTCGAGCTCTTGCACTTCCACCTGGGCAGCCAGATCTCCAACATCCGCAACGTGAAGAACGCGCTGCGCGAGGTGGGCTGCTTCTACGTGGAGGTGGCCCGCCAGGGCGCGCCGCTGCAGTACCTGGACGTGGGCGGCGGCCTGGGCGTGGACTACGACGGCTCGCAGACGAACTTCACCTCGTCCATGAACTACACCACGGAGGAGTACTCCAACGACGTGGTGTTCGGGGTGATGGAGGCGTGCGACCGGGCCGGGGTGCCGCACCCGACGCTGGTGTCCGAGTCCGGCCGAGCGGTGGTGGCGCACCACGCGGTGCTGGTAGTGGACGTGCTGGGCACCAGCGAGTTCGACCCGGCGCAGGTGCCGGAGAAGGTGGACGACAAAGCGCAGGCGGTGGTGCGCAACCTGGTGAGCACCTTCAAGGACGTGACGAACAAGAACCTGCTGGAGTCCTGGCACGACGCGCAGGACGCCAAGGAGGAGAGCCTCACCCTCTTCTCGCTGGGCCACCTCTCGCTGGAGCAGCGCGTGGCCGCGGAGAACGTCTACTGGGCCATCTGCCACAAGATCATGCGCATTGCCCGGGAGCAGGGAGAGATCCCCGAGGAGCTGGACACGCTGGAGAAGCAGCTGTCGGACACCTACTTCTGCAACTTCTCGGTGTTCCAGTCGCTGCCGGACTCGTGGGCCATCGACCAGCTCTTCCCGGTGATGCCCATCCACCGGCTCAACGAGAAGCCCACGCGCAAGGCGGTGCTGGCCGACATCACCTGCGACTCGGACGGGAAGATCGAGCACTTCATCGACAAGCGCGAGGTGAAGGACTCGCTGGAGCTGCACTCGCTCAACGATGACGACTACTACCTGGGCATCTTCCTGGTCGGCGCGTACCAGGAGATCCTGGGAGACTTGCACAACCTGTTCGGGGACACGCACGCGGTGCAGGTGTCGCTGGCGCCCAACGGGGGCTACCTGATCGATCACGTGGTGGAGGGAGACACCGTCAATGAGGTGCTCCACTACGTGAGCTACAACAAGGACGATCTGGTGGCGCGGCTGCGCAAGTTCACCGAGGTGGCGCTGCGGCAGGGGCGCATCACCCTGGACGAGTCACGCTCGCTGCTGCGGATGTACGAGGAGGGCCTGGGCGGCTACACGTACCTGGAGCGGGACGTGGACGCGAAGTTCGCCGCGGCCAGCCACGGCCAGCTGCGCCTGGTGGCCCCGCATGACGCGGGAGCCCCGCGCACCACCCCTCCGCCGACCGGAACCTGA